In Syngnathus typhle isolate RoL2023-S1 ecotype Sweden linkage group LG14, RoL_Styp_1.0, whole genome shotgun sequence, one genomic interval encodes:
- the dab1a gene encoding DAB adaptor protein 1a isoform X1 yields the protein MSTETELQPAVRPGTLRRDSRRKGQDRSEATLIRRFKSDGVRYKAKLIGLDEVTAARGDKLCQDSMMKLKGIAAAARSKGEHKQKVFLTVSFGGIKIFDEKSGVLQHQHAVHEISYIAKDITDHRAFGYICGKEGNHRFVAIKTSQSAEPVILDLRDLFQLIYEIKQREEMEKKAQKDKQCEQAVYQTILEEDLEDPVYQNGHQSIRHHHHHPHNHSQPPQAGLSEEQHQQVDLIDLNLETVSQNINQLELFGDMSTPPDITSPSTPASPANSLDPSLGLQPPTELFAPFNPSSVPSGYVTMGAVPSAAWSQQAFAAQTPLAFGVQSPLGPVAQVLPGGQPLIWGQANIFPATQQQWAAMAAGAFPPAAYLPTQPVGPLPAAAVFQALTPVPAVTPGGETHSGAGAAAPSASSSPQRDERAKKMSKEMFKDFELAKPPAMPSKKQHGLAGTSEAFSTYFSRVGTAQDTDDCDDFDISQMNLTPVTSTTPSTNSPPTPAPHQCSPSKSSASHVSDPPTDATDPPTDDSFGEAEGSPSRSGEEDAKKKDPLYARINKGKK from the exons ggcaGGATCGCAGCGAAGCGACGCTCATCAGGCGCTTTAAGAGCGACGGCGTCCGCTACAAAGCGAAACTCATCGGCCTGGACGAGGTCACAGCGGCTCGCGGGGACAAACTCTGTCAGGACTCCATGATGAAGCTCAAG GGTATCGCGGCAGCGGCGCGCTCCAAAGGAGAACACAAGCAGAAAGTGTTCCTCACCGTTTCCTTTGGAGGGATCAAGATCTTTGATGAGAAGTCAGGG GTGCTGCAACACCAGCACGCCGTCCACGAGATCTCCTACATCGCCAAGGACATCACGGACCACCGAGCGTTCGGCTACATCTGCGGCAAGGAAGGCAACCACCGCTTTGTGGCCATCAAGACCTCTCAGTCG GCGGAACCAGTGATCCTGGACCTGCGAGACTTGTTCCAGCTCATCTACGAGATCAAGCAGCGCGAGGAGATGGAGAAGAAGGCCCAGAAGGACAAACAGTGTGAGCAGGCCGTCTACCAG ACGATATTGGAGGAAGATCTGGAGGACCCGGTCTATCAG AACGGACATCAAAGCATccgccatcatcatcaccatcctcATAATCATTCGCAACCCCCCCAGGCGGGACTAAGTGAGGAGCAACATCAGCAGGTGGATCTCATAGACTTAAACCTGGAGACGGTTTCTCAG AATATCAACCAATTAGAGCTTTTCGGAGACATGTCCACACCCCCTGACATAACTTCGCCGTCG ACCCCCGCCTCACCTGCAAACTCCCTGGACCCGTCGCTGGGCCTGCAGCCACCCACTGAGCTCTTTGCTCCTTTCAACCCTTCGTCTGTGCCCTCAG GTTACGTGACAATGGGAGCGGTTCCCTCCGCAGCCTGGTCCCAGCAGGCGTTCGCCGCCCAGACGCCGCTGGCCTTCGGGGTCCAGTCCCCTCTGGGCCCGGTGGCGCAAGTTCTGCCGGGGGGCCAGCCTCTCATCTGGGGGCAGGCCAATATCTTCCCCGCCACCCAGCAGCAGTGGGCGGCCATGGCGGCCggagccttcccccccgcagcCTACCTCCCTACGCAGCCCGTGGGCCCGCTGCCGGCCGCCGCCGTGTTCCAGGCGCTCACCCCCGTCCCCGCCGTGACGCCGGGCGGCGAGACGCATTCAGGTGCAGGCGCCGCGGCTCCATCCGCGTCGTCGAGTCCGCAACGTGACGAGCGGGCCAAGAAGATGAGCAAAGAGATGTTCAAG GACTTTGAGCTGGCAAAGCCGCCGGCGATGCCGTCCAAGAAGCAGCATGGCTTAGCGGGCACCTCAGAGGCATTCAGCACTTACTTCAGCCGCGTCGGCACCGCCCAGGACACGGACGACTGCGACGACTTTGACATCTCCCAGATGAACCTGACGCCGGTCACCTCCACGACGCCCTCCACCAACTCCC ccccCACACCGGCCCCCCACCAGTGCTCGCCCTCCAAATCGTCCGCCTCGCACGTCAGCGACCCCCCGACGGACGCCACCGACCCGCCCACCGACGACTCGTTTGGGGAGGCGGAGGGCAGCCCGAGCCGCAGCGGCGAGGAAGATGCT AAGAAGAAGGACCCTCTGTACGCCCGCATCAACAAAGGGAAGAAATAG
- the dab1a gene encoding DAB adaptor protein 1a isoform X2 encodes MSTETELQPAVRPGTLRRDSRRKGQDRSEATLIRRFKSDGVRYKAKLIGLDEVTAARGDKLCQDSMMKLKGIAAAARSKGEHKQKVFLTVSFGGIKIFDEKSGVLQHQHAVHEISYIAKDITDHRAFGYICGKEGNHRFVAIKTSQSAEPVILDLRDLFQLIYEIKQREEMEKKAQKDKQCEQAVYQNGHQSIRHHHHHPHNHSQPPQAGLSEEQHQQVDLIDLNLETVSQNINQLELFGDMSTPPDITSPSTPASPANSLDPSLGLQPPTELFAPFNPSSVPSGYVTMGAVPSAAWSQQAFAAQTPLAFGVQSPLGPVAQVLPGGQPLIWGQANIFPATQQQWAAMAAGAFPPAAYLPTQPVGPLPAAAVFQALTPVPAVTPGGETHSGAGAAAPSASSSPQRDERAKKMSKEMFKDFELAKPPAMPSKKQHGLAGTSEAFSTYFSRVGTAQDTDDCDDFDISQMNLTPVTSTTPSTNSPPTPAPHQCSPSKSSASHVSDPPTDATDPPTDDSFGEAEGSPSRSGEEDAKKKDPLYARINKGKK; translated from the exons ggcaGGATCGCAGCGAAGCGACGCTCATCAGGCGCTTTAAGAGCGACGGCGTCCGCTACAAAGCGAAACTCATCGGCCTGGACGAGGTCACAGCGGCTCGCGGGGACAAACTCTGTCAGGACTCCATGATGAAGCTCAAG GGTATCGCGGCAGCGGCGCGCTCCAAAGGAGAACACAAGCAGAAAGTGTTCCTCACCGTTTCCTTTGGAGGGATCAAGATCTTTGATGAGAAGTCAGGG GTGCTGCAACACCAGCACGCCGTCCACGAGATCTCCTACATCGCCAAGGACATCACGGACCACCGAGCGTTCGGCTACATCTGCGGCAAGGAAGGCAACCACCGCTTTGTGGCCATCAAGACCTCTCAGTCG GCGGAACCAGTGATCCTGGACCTGCGAGACTTGTTCCAGCTCATCTACGAGATCAAGCAGCGCGAGGAGATGGAGAAGAAGGCCCAGAAGGACAAACAGTGTGAGCAGGCCGTCTACCAG AACGGACATCAAAGCATccgccatcatcatcaccatcctcATAATCATTCGCAACCCCCCCAGGCGGGACTAAGTGAGGAGCAACATCAGCAGGTGGATCTCATAGACTTAAACCTGGAGACGGTTTCTCAG AATATCAACCAATTAGAGCTTTTCGGAGACATGTCCACACCCCCTGACATAACTTCGCCGTCG ACCCCCGCCTCACCTGCAAACTCCCTGGACCCGTCGCTGGGCCTGCAGCCACCCACTGAGCTCTTTGCTCCTTTCAACCCTTCGTCTGTGCCCTCAG GTTACGTGACAATGGGAGCGGTTCCCTCCGCAGCCTGGTCCCAGCAGGCGTTCGCCGCCCAGACGCCGCTGGCCTTCGGGGTCCAGTCCCCTCTGGGCCCGGTGGCGCAAGTTCTGCCGGGGGGCCAGCCTCTCATCTGGGGGCAGGCCAATATCTTCCCCGCCACCCAGCAGCAGTGGGCGGCCATGGCGGCCggagccttcccccccgcagcCTACCTCCCTACGCAGCCCGTGGGCCCGCTGCCGGCCGCCGCCGTGTTCCAGGCGCTCACCCCCGTCCCCGCCGTGACGCCGGGCGGCGAGACGCATTCAGGTGCAGGCGCCGCGGCTCCATCCGCGTCGTCGAGTCCGCAACGTGACGAGCGGGCCAAGAAGATGAGCAAAGAGATGTTCAAG GACTTTGAGCTGGCAAAGCCGCCGGCGATGCCGTCCAAGAAGCAGCATGGCTTAGCGGGCACCTCAGAGGCATTCAGCACTTACTTCAGCCGCGTCGGCACCGCCCAGGACACGGACGACTGCGACGACTTTGACATCTCCCAGATGAACCTGACGCCGGTCACCTCCACGACGCCCTCCACCAACTCCC ccccCACACCGGCCCCCCACCAGTGCTCGCCCTCCAAATCGTCCGCCTCGCACGTCAGCGACCCCCCGACGGACGCCACCGACCCGCCCACCGACGACTCGTTTGGGGAGGCGGAGGGCAGCCCGAGCCGCAGCGGCGAGGAAGATGCT AAGAAGAAGGACCCTCTGTACGCCCGCATCAACAAAGGGAAGAAATAG
- the dab1a gene encoding DAB adaptor protein 1a isoform X3, producing MSTETELQPAVRPGTLRRDSRRKGQDRSEATLIRRFKSDGVRYKAKLIGLDEVTAARGDKLCQDSMMKLKGIAAAARSKGEHKQKVFLTVSFGGIKIFDEKSGVLQHQHAVHEISYIAKDITDHRAFGYICGKEGNHRFVAIKTSQSAEPVILDLRDLFQLIYEIKQREEMEKKAQKDKQCEQAVYQTILEEDLEDPVYQYIVFEAGHEPIRDQSDESIYQVPTSQQKEGVYDVPKRHPEQHQQVDLIDLNLETVSQNINQLELFGDMSTPPDITSPSTPASPANSLDPSLGLQPPTELFAPFNPSSVPSGYVTMGAVPSAAWSQQAFAAQTPLAFGVQSPLGPVAQVLPGGQPLIWGQANIFPATQQQWAAMAAGAFPPAAYLPTQPVGPLPAAAVFQALTPVPAVTPGGETHSGAGAAAPSASSSPQRDERAKKMSKEMFKDFELAKPPAMPSKKQHGLAGTSEAFSTYFSRVGTAQDTDDCDDFDISQMNLTPVTSTTPSTNSPPTPAPHQCSPSKSSASHVSDPPTDATDPPTDDSFGEAEGSPSRSGEEDAKKKDPLYARINKGKK from the exons ggcaGGATCGCAGCGAAGCGACGCTCATCAGGCGCTTTAAGAGCGACGGCGTCCGCTACAAAGCGAAACTCATCGGCCTGGACGAGGTCACAGCGGCTCGCGGGGACAAACTCTGTCAGGACTCCATGATGAAGCTCAAG GGTATCGCGGCAGCGGCGCGCTCCAAAGGAGAACACAAGCAGAAAGTGTTCCTCACCGTTTCCTTTGGAGGGATCAAGATCTTTGATGAGAAGTCAGGG GTGCTGCAACACCAGCACGCCGTCCACGAGATCTCCTACATCGCCAAGGACATCACGGACCACCGAGCGTTCGGCTACATCTGCGGCAAGGAAGGCAACCACCGCTTTGTGGCCATCAAGACCTCTCAGTCG GCGGAACCAGTGATCCTGGACCTGCGAGACTTGTTCCAGCTCATCTACGAGATCAAGCAGCGCGAGGAGATGGAGAAGAAGGCCCAGAAGGACAAACAGTGTGAGCAGGCCGTCTACCAG ACGATATTGGAGGAAGATCTGGAGGACCCGGTCTATCAG TACATTGTGTTTGAGGCCGGACACGAGCCCATCCGCGACCAATCAGACGAGAGCATTTATCAG GTTCCCACCAGCCAGCAGAAGGAAGGGGTCTATGACGTCCCAAAGCGACACCCA GAGCAACATCAGCAGGTGGATCTCATAGACTTAAACCTGGAGACGGTTTCTCAG AATATCAACCAATTAGAGCTTTTCGGAGACATGTCCACACCCCCTGACATAACTTCGCCGTCG ACCCCCGCCTCACCTGCAAACTCCCTGGACCCGTCGCTGGGCCTGCAGCCACCCACTGAGCTCTTTGCTCCTTTCAACCCTTCGTCTGTGCCCTCAG GTTACGTGACAATGGGAGCGGTTCCCTCCGCAGCCTGGTCCCAGCAGGCGTTCGCCGCCCAGACGCCGCTGGCCTTCGGGGTCCAGTCCCCTCTGGGCCCGGTGGCGCAAGTTCTGCCGGGGGGCCAGCCTCTCATCTGGGGGCAGGCCAATATCTTCCCCGCCACCCAGCAGCAGTGGGCGGCCATGGCGGCCggagccttcccccccgcagcCTACCTCCCTACGCAGCCCGTGGGCCCGCTGCCGGCCGCCGCCGTGTTCCAGGCGCTCACCCCCGTCCCCGCCGTGACGCCGGGCGGCGAGACGCATTCAGGTGCAGGCGCCGCGGCTCCATCCGCGTCGTCGAGTCCGCAACGTGACGAGCGGGCCAAGAAGATGAGCAAAGAGATGTTCAAG GACTTTGAGCTGGCAAAGCCGCCGGCGATGCCGTCCAAGAAGCAGCATGGCTTAGCGGGCACCTCAGAGGCATTCAGCACTTACTTCAGCCGCGTCGGCACCGCCCAGGACACGGACGACTGCGACGACTTTGACATCTCCCAGATGAACCTGACGCCGGTCACCTCCACGACGCCCTCCACCAACTCCC ccccCACACCGGCCCCCCACCAGTGCTCGCCCTCCAAATCGTCCGCCTCGCACGTCAGCGACCCCCCGACGGACGCCACCGACCCGCCCACCGACGACTCGTTTGGGGAGGCGGAGGGCAGCCCGAGCCGCAGCGGCGAGGAAGATGCT AAGAAGAAGGACCCTCTGTACGCCCGCATCAACAAAGGGAAGAAATAG